Part of the Jatrophihabitans sp. GAS493 genome, CGAACCTGTCCAGACGGCTGTGCTCGCCGTGCCGGCGGCGTCGCGGAGGATGTATTTCGAGTGCATGAGCTGACCACCGGCACGGATCGGCTTCAGGGAGACCGCGGTTGACCCGAGGTGTTGGTTCAGGAAATCTCCGGTTCCGACCGGCGCCGGGTCGGCCCCCAGCGCGGCGAAGTCAGCGCCGGTGCCGTCGGCTGGCTTACCGGCGTCATAGGCGATTCGGACGGCGACGCCGCGATCGGCGGCGGCGGTGAAGGCCCCGACGACCGTCTCGATGATCCCGGGGTCAGCGAGGCGGAAGTCGTAGATGGCAACCTCGATCGAGGTGGTGGCCGCCGACACGAACGCGGCTAGGTCGTCCGCGATGGTGGCCAGTTGATCGCTGGGGCCGCCGTACCGCAGATCGCGCAGGAACTTGACGTTGATTGGGTTCGTCACGCTTCCAGAAGACGCCTCGGGCTCGGCCACCGCAAGTAGCCGGTGGGTGAACACTCCTGGAAATTCGCAGGTCTGTGGGCTCGAGCGGCTAGCGGAGCGCGTGTCTGAGGTCCAGCTCAAACAGCTCGTTGAACCGGTGCTGCGGCATGGTCATCGTCACGGTCGCGACGAAGCTCGGGGTGACGGGCGCTCCGCGCATCGCGGCCGAGATCTCCTCGACGTCGAGCCCGAACGCATCGGCCATGGACTGATGGGAGGTTATGCCCTGGTGAGCCAGCGCCAGGTCGAAGGCTGGTTGCCGGACTCGCACCTCCGGGAGGTCCGGAGGCCGGGGCCGACGGTCGCAACTGGGTGGAAGCACGCGCGGGCGGGCCACGCTCCCGGCGTCGATCGACCCGACCATCTTGCTGACTCCCCGCGTGAGTACCAATGCCAGCTCCAACTGGGGTGATGATGGCATCCGGCCCCCGGGTTCCGTCAAGGCCCACCGGCGCGTCGGCGGCACGCTGTGTCGACTGCGCGGATGCCGACTCGCGGATGTCGACCGCGCGGATGCCGACCCGCGGATCAGGGTGTTACAGCTTGGTGACGTTGCCGACTCAGGTGATCAGAACTCCACCCGCGGGGTATTACACCGGTGTGCCACCAACTGAAGTGCGACCGACCGAACGAGCGCTGAGCCCCGAGGTTCGCCTCGTGCGGGCTCTGGCCGGTCTCCCGCGCGCCCAGGCGGCAGTGCTCGAGCTCGTTTACCGGCACGATGTCACGCTGGCGGCGATCGCAGCCGAGACCGGAGTCTCCCTGGGCGCGGTTCACCGCCTGGCCTCGGCGGCCCTACAGAGCGTCGGTCGGTGCCTGAGCGTTTTGGAGCCGTGGGATGCCCGGCAGGACCGGGGTGGCCTGGATGCCAGTCCGGCGGCGTGAGTAGCTGTCGCCACCGCATCAGTTCGGTCAGGGTCGTCAGCGCGGTCCGGGCTCAGCAGCCGGCGAGATGGGCGGCGACGACGTTCTGCAGCTGCGCCGAACTCAGCGGTTCGGCTATCAGCAGCTGGCGCTTCACCAGTGCGTCGATGAAGCTCACCAGTGCGTCGGCGTGCAGTTCTGAATGTTGGCAACCTG contains:
- a CDS encoding RNA polymerase sigma factor, yielding MTLPTQVIRTPPAGYYTGVPPTEVRPTERALSPEVRLVRALAGLPRAQAAVLELVYRHDVTLAAIAAETGVSLGAVHRLASAALQSVGRCLSVLEPWDARQDRGGLDASPAA